The following are encoded together in the Vigna unguiculata cultivar IT97K-499-35 chromosome 2, ASM411807v1, whole genome shotgun sequence genome:
- the LOC114173114 gene encoding protein RICE SALT SENSITIVE 3-like, with protein MEEHLTPLAVTHLLQHTLRSLCIHENSQWVYAVFWRILPRNYPPPKWEGQGAYDRSRGNRRNWILVWEDGFCNFAASAAPEINSGDCPSSSVYGNCEFQPYQGLQPELFFKMSHEIYNYGEGLIGKVAADHSHKWIYKEPNDQEINFLSAWHNSADSHPRTWEAQFLSGIKTIALIAVREGVVQLGAVHKVIEDLSYVVLLRKKFSYIESIPGVLLPHPSSSAYPYKVEGGYAVPEQWHFQGNHLAPQAELYENNHFNLPLKITPSMSSLEALLSKLPSVVPPPHPTQPPQSHHHHHHHQLLASPQQRPLEFMGSMQKVAKEELEEEVYRPELDIGESSTSMSGYHHHQHHFHQDQNNVTRSGANDGF; from the exons ATGGAGGAACATCTCACTCCACTCGCTGTTACCCATCTCCTTCAACACACTCTCAGAAGTTTGTGCATCCATGAAAATTCCCAATGGGTCTATGCAGTTTTCTGGAGGATCTTGCCCAGAAACTACCCTCCACCCAA GTGGGAAGGACAAGGGGCTTATGATAGATCAAGAGGAAACAGAAGGAATTG GATACTGGTGTGGGAAGATGGATTCTGCAATTTTGCTGCATCAGCAGCTCCTGAAATCAACTCTGGAGATTGTCCCTCATCGTCCGTTTATGGGAACTGTGAATTTCAACCCTACCAAGGACTGCAACCGGAACTCTTCTTCAAGATGTCCCATGAGATCTACAACTATGGAGAAGG GTTAATAGGAAAAGTTGCTGCAGATCACAGCCACAAGTGGATATACAAAGAGCCTAATGATCAAGAAATCAACTTCTTGTCAGCATGGCACAATTCAGCAGATTCG CACCCTAGGACTTGGGAAGCCCAGTTCCTGTCTGGTATAAAG ACCATAGCTCTTATTGCTGTGAGAGAAGGTGTTGTTCAATTAGGAGCTGTTCACaag GTGATTGAAGACCTGAGCTATGTGGTTCTTCTGAGAAAAAAATTCAGCTACATTGAAAGCATCCCTGGTGTGCTGTTGCCTCATCCATCATCTTCTGCATACCCTTACAAAGTAGAAGGAGGGTATGCAGTTCCAGAACAATGGCATTTCCAAGGGAACCATCTTGCACCTCAAGCTGAGTTATATGAGAACAACCACTTCAACTTGCCACTGAAGATAACTCCCTCCATGAGCAGCCTCGAAGCACTTCTGTCAAAGCTTCCCTCGGTGGTGCCACCACCACATCCAACACAACCACCACAGtcccatcatcatcatcatcatcatcaacttCTGGCATCACCACAGCAAAGGCCACTGGAGTTCATGGGATCAATgcagaaagtggcaaaagaagagTTGGAAGAAGAGGTATACAGACCAGAACTCGACATTGGTGAGAGCAGCACTTCCATGTCAGGGTACCACCACCATCAACATCATTTTCACCAAGATCAGAATAATGTAACTAGGAGTGGAGCCAACGATGGATTTTGA
- the LOC114173790 gene encoding threonine--tRNA ligase, mitochondrial 1: MLYSLIRLRRYACPHSRLLRLPINHFSSAVAAMVAHAKDDAYLQAAIPKRIKLFETIQAEQRTQRLSLSPDPIKVTLPDGGVREAKKWLSTPLDVAREISKNLANNALIAKVNGVLWDMARPLEDDCQLQIFKFDDDEGRDTFWHSSAHILGQSLETEYGCKLCIGPCTTRGEGFYYDAFYGDLGLNDDHFKQIEAGALKAVAEKQPFERIEVTRDQALEMFSDNKFKIEIINDLPADKTITVYRCGPLVDLCRGPHIPNTSFVKAIACLKASSAYWRGDKDRESLQRVYGISYPDQKSLKEYLHRLEEAKKYDHRILGVKQELILHHEWSPGSWFFLPHGTRVYNKLMDFIRNQYKDRGYQEVISPNVFNMDLWVQSGHAANYREDMFILEIDKQEFGLKPMNCPGHCLMFKHRVRSYRELPLRFADFGVLHRNEASGALSGLTRVRRFQQDDAHIFCRESQIKDEVRNALSFINYVYNIFGFTYELKLSTRPEKYLGDIATWDKAESALKEALDDFGKPWQLNEGDGAFYGPKIDISVSDALSRKFQCATLQLDFQLPDRFKLEFSAEDEAKIERPVMIHRAILGSVERMFAILLEHYKGKWPFWLSPRQAIVCPVSEKSQSYALQVKDQIHQAGFHIDADTTDRKIQKKVREAQLAQYNYILVVGEEEANTGQVSVRVRDKGDHNVMSIENLLKHFRDEAAAYH; the protein is encoded by the exons ATGCTATACTCTCTAATCCGTTTGCGCCGTTACGCTTGTCCGCATTCTCGGCTTCTTCGTCTTCCTATTAACCATTTCTCCTCCGCCGTTGCCGCCATGGTTGCTCACGCGAAGGACGACGCCTACCTTCAGGCGGCGATTCCGAAGCGCATCAAGCTGTTCGAGACTATTCAGGCGGAGCAGCGAACGCAGCGCCTCTCGCTCTCGCCGGATCCTATTAAAGTTACTCTTCCCGACGGCGGCGTGAGGGAGGCGAAGAAATGGCTCTCGACTCCGCTCGACGTGGCGCGCGAAATCTCTAAGAATTTGGCCAACAACGCGCTCATCGCCAAAGTCAATGGCGTGCTCTGGGATATGGCGCGCCCGCTTGAGGACGATTGCCAGCTCCAGATCTTCAAGTTCGACGACGACGAAGGTCGCGACACGTTCTGGCACTCCAGCGCACACATACTCGGCCAG tCTCTTGAGACGGAGTATGGGTGCAAGCTCTGCATTGGACCTTGCACTACAAGAGGAGAG GGATTCTATTATGATGCGTTTTACGGTGACTTGGGTCTCAATGACGATCACTTCAAGCAAATTGAAGCTGGCGCATTGAAGGCTGTTGCg GAAAAGCAACCGTTTGAGCGCATTGAAGTTACACGTGATCAGGCACTGGAGATGTTTTCTGATAATAAGTTTAAG ATTGAGATTATCAATGATTTGCCTGCCGACAAAACTATCACGGTATACAGATGTGGTCCCCTGGTTGACTTGTGTCGTGGACCCCATATTCCTAATACATCCTTTGTCAAAGCAATTGCATGTTTAAAG GCTTCGTCAGCATATTGGAGGGGGGACAAAGATCGTGAAAGTTTACAAAGAGTTTATGGCATATCTTATCCTGATCAGAAGAGTTTAAAG GAATACTTGCATCGGCTGGAGGAGGCTAAAAAGTATGATCACCGGATTTTGGGTGTGAAGCAAGAGCTTATTCTTCATCATGAATGGAG CCCAGGAAGCTGGTTTTTTCTTCCACATGGTACTCGTGTCTACAACAAACTCATGGACTTCATTAGAAATCAGTACAAAGACAGGGGTTATCAAGAG GTCATATCTCCAAATGTATTTAACATGGATCTGTGGGTGCAATCTGGTCATGCTGCAAATTATAGAGAGGATATGTTTATTTTAGAG ATTGACAAACAAGAGTTTGGGTTGAAACCAATGAATTGCCCAGGACACTGTCTGATGTTTAAACACAGGGTTCGATCATATAGAG AACTTCCTCTCCGttttgctgattttggagttttGCATCGGAATGAGGCTAGTGGTGCCCTGAGTGGATTGACACGTGTTCGGAGATTTCAACAG GATGATGCACATATTTTCTGCAGGGAGTCCCAG ATAAAGGATGAAGTGAGGAACGCATTAAGTTTCATCAATTATGTCTATAACATATTTGGTTTCACATATGAGCTGAAGCTTTCAACG AGACCAGAGAAATACCTAGGAGATATTGCAACCTGGGATAAAGCTGAAAGTGCTCTTAAAGAAGCTTTAGATGATTTTGGCAAGCCTTGGCAG TTGAATGAAGGGGATGGGGCATTCTATGGGCCAAAGATAGACATCAGTGTATCTGATGCATTAAGTAGGAAATTCCAGTGTGCAACTTTGCAG CTTGACTTCCAGCTTCCTGATCGTTTTAAGTTGGAATTCTCAGCTGAGGATGAAGCCAAAATTGAGAGACCTGTAATGATACATAGAGCAATTCTAGGATCTGTTGAACGCATGTTTGCCATACTTTTAGAGCACTACAAGGGTAAATGGCCTTTCTGGCTCAGTCCTCGTCAAGCAATTGTATGTCCTGTGTCTGAAAAATCACAATCTTATGCACTACAG GTGAAAGATCAGATCCACCAAGCAGGATTTCACATTGATGCTGATACAACTGATAGGAAGATTCAAAAGAAG GTACGAGAAGCACAATTAGCACAATACAACTACATCTTGGTTGTCGGAGAGGAGGAAGCAAATACTGGACAG GTGAGTGTGCGAGTTAGAGACAAGGGAGATCATAACGTTATGAGTATAGAGAACCTACTTAAACATTTCAGAGACGAAGCTGCAGCTTACCATTGA